ttaaaaaaaaaaatgaaaagtagaaTTTAACCTATAAACTGTTAAGAATAAAGCTGAAAAGAAAGGTGTGatccatacatgcatgcatatagttAAATTTATAGCACACACTACGATCCTAGTATGTATACATGTTATGGTATAGGTTTCTTAGCTGagaagagttaaaaagaaaaaaaaatgaaagactacAATGGACTCTGTGCTAAAGGGTAGAGTTGAAGGCACCACTATGAACACTAAATAACAGATATTACACACAATTCCCACCTACTTTTAGAATGATacttaaaaatcaatgacatgCAAAAAGCCCATCTAGTCATTAGTTTGGGTTCCTAAATCTATTTCTAGAAgtggatattttacaaaacaaacctAAAGCCTTCTGGTGCCAAAACAAGTAATGTTCAGAAGTAAGGAGGCATTCAGAAACATACAGAAGCTGGCATGAAGGAACTATTAGCAAAATCAATCTGAATAACAATACTGCTGACATACAGAGTAACACCTATCCGTCCATAGTGACATGGATCACCTTAACCAGACAAGAAATAGAGATAGCTCTACTTTTTATTATTCCAATTAAAAAGCATCAACAGACCTAACACTGGAAAAGATGAATGTCTGCACATTCTCAAAGTAGCTgtacaaaataaagagaaacaaatttgCATTTGAAAAGTTTGGTGGGTATTATTTCAATCATCTGAACAAAGTATTATCAACAGAAGTATCAAATCAGGGAACAGCCAGAGGGATGAAGATGAGTTTGAAATTCCCATTTACCTATTTTAAGACTGTCTCAACTTTCTGAAAGCCGTCCCTCACCTTCCCATCTACACTGGCATGATGACATTTCTAGTTACTGGCAGCTTGCTATTATGACACGTGATGCCTTAGAAACTCACTTGCTAAAGATGTTACGTCACAATATGCATGGAAAATACTAAACAGCAATAAACAGTAGCTGCAGTTTAGAAgtttctatttactttttaattgaatGGCAATCCTTATGGGGCCTTTCATGGTATTCACTTCAATAAAGATTAAACTGAGTCCTTAGAACCTAAAACCGAAATGAGCAATGAGGAAAAATAAAGTACCAACCATATTcaaaagaagaagcaggaagtagaagggaaagTGACCAGACTGACTGAAGTAAATGAGAGGAGGttgtagaaaatgaaaaccaGAGGGCAGATTCCATATTACAAGGAGTGGGAAGCCGACAGAGAGGCAACAAGTCTAACCAGCAACTCCGGGTGATCTGGCAGAACTAAGAGAATCAGAAATAATACTTGCAACTTCTAAATCTGAGAGGTGATGTTTCCATCTGTACGATCAATCCAGCGTGAAATTCCTCACTTCCTAAATATCTTAGTGTTAGCACACGGGTCATCACAATGCTGTAGTGCTCCTGTTTAATAACCTTGGCATCACAGCAAAGAGAGTCccacacaataaaacaaacaagctacAACTCAttaaaagaagccagacacaaaataatatgTGCCCAGCTCCATTTATATACAGTTTAAGAACAGTATCATTAATCTACAGTGACAGAAGAACTATTCCAgcatcctttcctctctttctcgtGGTAAGAAGTAACTTTTCTCTGGAATAAGAGGATCaataaaaggaacagaaaagaattTTTTGAGGTGACAGAATATTCCCCATAACCATCTGGACAAGGCCACAAAAAGTCCATGGGCTGTTTGTGCTTTACTGAATGTAAATTATACACAAGTACTACTAAGCATGTAAACCAACAGCCAAATTCCAGCTAGTTACTGTTTCCAAAGTGCTGGtctgaaagttctctgtttatcCTTGACAACATAAGAACTTGCACCAAGTGTCCTTagcactcttttacttcaaataCAAAGTCTTGCTCTAAAAGCAGGATCAGCTGAAGGAAACAGGAGCTGACTGGGGATGCAGCCCAGTGCTGCAGTACTGACACAGCATGCACAGACCCTGGGCTAAATTCACAACAGGGCAGTGGGCACTCTCCTCTAACCTGCATCAGTAGTGACAACCTGCGTACAATCTAGAGACACTTCACTTATATtcactgggactggagttaacaTTGTTGTAAGGTCCAAGAACAGAGAGAACACGCTAAAGCTCATTTGGAGTTAAGTTACAAGAATTAACAGGAATTATTttagcaaagaaaaggaaaatggaaaatcagAAAGAGGAAGACAATGTAAGTAAAAATAGTAAGATGTCAGAGTGAAGTACACCAAAAACGCAAAAGCAAACTCTttggttaaaagaaaaagacaaaattcttCTTAAATAATTTGCTAAGGATCAAGAAAGTTTACTGTAAAAGGAagggaaataaacaaataaactggCAAAGTATACTGATAACTGAACAAAAAGAGGGAAAACAAAATGCATCGGCCGAAACAGAGCATCTCAACGAAGACCAAACAATTAAGAGATGTATCATAAAGGCAAGAAAGTTGAAAATGGTCAAAGCAAAAACTATGAACTTCCATCAAAAACAGTGAAGCTACTATCAAAGAACTTAACATGCTTTGCCGATACATCCATCCTTTCTCAGACTGTCTTCCCCttgaatcaataaagaaaaatattaaaattgggCAAGGCGATGTAGACTTTTAAGTCCAGcacttatgaggcagaggcaagcagatccctgtgaatctgaagtcagcctggtctatacataGAGTTCTGGGACAGACATGCCTCATAGTGAAACCCAGACTCAAAacgaagcagagagaaaaatcagaagcCACCATCTTGTTCTACAGTACAGTAAAGACTTGCTGCTTCCAATCGTTATTCTCAAGTGCAGTAAAGAAGACAAGCACTCGCGGATTTTAACACCAAAGTCATCCATGTACATTCTAAACTCTGCAAAGAGGGCCTTCTGTCAGTTATAAAAATGAACCTTAAAAACAGCCTAAGTGACCTACGACTGCCTTCTAAAGGACAAAATGTTGATAAGAACCTCAATCATACATTTAAAAGCTCTATTAATAAAGAACATAGTGAAGTCTTAAACTGTAACTTtgacctaaacagagaaagaTACTctgtaaattatatatacaaacaaaGGCTTCCTTATGTATGTAAAACTTAAAAATCTCTTGGGAAATATCTGTTTTCTTCATGTCACAGGCTTATATGAATATAGAAAGTCATGCTGCCTAAAAAGACAATTAGAATGCTGTACATCTACAAACCAATTTGATTGTATGAGGATTTCTATTTTATGACCTAAATAATTACATTGAGCCATTTTAAATACACCAATTACATTTTATTCATGTGTCATTATCCATGTGACTTGTAATGTCTTATAAAAGAGTCATGCATTATTACCAACAGCTCTTCtagttccctctttccagaaacAGAGATTATATTTCCTATTCCCTGAGTATTTATGTGGGACCGTAGACAAGCTCTGATGATCAGGTTATGAGTGAAAGCACCCAGTGCCACTTGCAGGCCAAATTAAATACTGCAAGACTATGACTGAAGATACTGCCTTCTTCTATTACAGGAAGAAGGGGCTTCAAAGACAAGGTCAAGCTCAAGGCCAAAGCAGCTTAGGTCACTAAACACGACTGTCCCAGAGACTGTCCAGACCTACAACAGACTTTGCAGAAACAAAGGCCAAAACCTTCCCTTATATTAAACCACACTGAGTTGGTGGTAGAATGGTAGCCCATCAACACAACCTAACACAGGGTTTGCCAACAGCTAATTCCTGGTCACAGAGCAACATCTCCACCCTCTCTGTGAAATGCTGCTGTTAAGCACCATCCCTCACCTCCCTTCACGAGTGGCACTTCTCAATACAGCAACTAAAAAATGTCTACAGGCCATGCATGCCCTTCACCTCCTTGAAAGCCATCTTCTTAGGTTAACCTGACCAATGCAGTAAGCAACAAATGCCTGgatgtatttagtgtgtgtgtgtacactaaaAAAATGTAACATACACTTGATGTTTTAGTTACACATTTTAGAAGCCATTAGCAGACAGGTACAAATTCCTATTCTCAAAGAAGAAAGCTGATTTCTAGGTTTAAAGTATTTATCAGTGTCATGTGTCCCTGTATAACAGAATACGAATAAAACTCCAAAAGGGCGCACAAATCCATACATACTATGCTGTTCATTTCAGAGGACTCATAGCTGCCAACAGGATGGACACTCCCAATGGGTTCCAGGCCCTCTTCGTCCCACATGTACGTTCCATCAGAGCTGTCAGATGGAGAGAGTTCAAATGAAGATCCAGCTCTGTAATCCGTATCTGGTGAAACCAAGTTATTCCCAGAGGTGTGCTTTGCACATTCACTCCTGTCttcaaatgattttaaaagaaagaaaaaaataggaatttACAAAACGATCAtttctcatttctaaaatataaGCTCTAATAATCCAATGTATCATAACAGCATTTTGTTCAAAAACCCAAACTGTAGCTTGCTTCTAAATtccaaataaatgtaacaaaaaaggaggcagagttttaaaaataagctgCTAAACATTCTGTAGCAAACATAAAACTCACTCTGCAACATTTCTTACATCCTCATTCCTTTAATATTTCccacaatatttattttattttggtttggtttggttttggtttttcgagatagggtttctctgtagctttggggcctgtcctggaactagctcttgtagaccacagtggtcttgaactcacagagatccacctgcctctgcctcccaagtgctgaaattaaaggtgtgcaccgccacagcCTGGCAAAATACTGAATTTTGATCACTGTTCAGGAaatcctctccctctctgtaaACTATTTAGCCTTACAGATGCATTCTTAACAGGAAAAAGAGTGATCTAGTCATCTTCTGTTTTAGAAGAGCTGCGGTTTAGTGCATAACTATAGTCAGTCCCTTGACTAGGCATGCTTTTGTACACTCCCTTCAGTGTTCATGTCTCAGGATAGTCGAACAAATAACCTTCATCCCACACTTAGTACCAACATAGCCAAGTCTAAGAAGAAATGCTTAATAGGTACTCTCTCTCCTCAGTAATGAAAGTAAACAATGATTCACTGAAGTTAAGGACTGCTAACCAAAAATGATCCCTAGGATAGAAAAGTATTCAACAGAACACAGTCTGTCCTCTGACTGGTATCTGCTATGGCTTTGCTCTTAGCGGAGTGCAATGATGGCTATAGTGAATGGTCCTGTTTAACAGGGCAGGGAAGACCATCAGGAAAGCACAGCCCATACCACATAGGAATCAGCCTGAAGAAAACAGcccccaaaagaacaaagtttGGAGAGTTTGGACTGATTCTATCCTAGACAAGGTAAAAACAGGATCAAAACAAGCCACAAGGCTGATATCCTGCTCCATTTTATCTAGACTAGTCTTCTCAGTGAAATAGCATCTTGGAAACTATCAGAAGACAACCCCAAATGTGAGCTGTGCTATGATCGCTAAGAGAAAGTACATGAATTAAGGATATTCATACTTACCAGAGACACTTATATCAATCCATTCATCAGTTTTACTGAAGGTCTGTTCATTTTCCTTAGGAGAATCCAATCTATCCTTTGATGGTCCATTCTCATGCTTTTCTTCTTTGAGTGTGATCTCCTCTGGAGTTATCCTAGTTCTGTTGGAGTCCTCTAGGTCTATAAAGTCATCACTGAAATCCTCACTTATATCATTCTTATCAGAAGATGACAACGATGACAAGGAAATATCATCCACGTCATCACTCAGGTACTGCATTTTAGAATCATGCTTCACGGTCTGATCATTGTCTGTTCGATAGCTTTCATTTTCAACAAGTTCATGGTCCTTGTCAGTAGAGCCATCCTTTGCCAAAACTATAGCTTCTTCCTCAACACACATGTCAGCAGGTGAATTTTTATTACTATCAACTGTCACAGTCCCAGAAAATTGAGGTCGGCTAGATTTCAGTAGAGAGGGATGAACCATCCTATAACCCAACGTGGAAGATACACCTGGGCCATTGGATAAAGCCAATTTCTTTGCGCCAGCAGCATAAGGCCTATTAAAGCCAAACCCCAAGTGTTCATTCCCATTGAGTACTTCTGACTGCCGAGAATTTCTCATCAGCATACCTGACCGGAGAGGCACTCGAACGGGTAGCTGTTGGTTCTGATAAGGCTTTGTCAGGTCTACAGCTCTGTTGAAGGAATGTGATCTGGTTATAGACGAAGGCGGAAGGAATGAATTCTGAATGGAATGTGAAAAACTTTGTGACCTTACCATTTTTTCACAAGTAATAGATTTAGAATTGTCTGGGGACTGTGCCAAACTTTCTCCAGAACTGCTCCTGGTGGTACAGGAGTTCACTCTTGGCTTCTGCATGTTACCAGGTGACCGGTTcctataaaatgtatttaaatgtgACTTGGCATTGACTGAAGAATATGAAGTCCTTCCTAGAAATGTGCCTTTGGTGAATTTACCCAAATTAGATGGTCCAGAAAACGATTTTGGACTTAACTCCTCTGTAGATGACAAAAACATGGTAGATGGTCTTGCTAATTTGGACGTCAACACAGAAGCACTTCTCAAACCTCCTTTTACCCCATCCCCATCAAGCGTCCCTGGAGCAGATGCATGTTGCTCAGGGTCAATTAGTTTATCGTGTGCGCTTTGAATACTATTAAGTTCTGCTGTAGTTTGTGAACCAAGTTGGTATTTATTTGCTTGTCTCCAATTAAATGAGTGAGACAATGAACAATCAGAGCCATTATTTTTGATGTAACTTTTGACACTACTGCTCTTGGAAGCCCCTAATAAAGCCACAGTGGCCCCATTTGACACTGGCTGCAGAGTACTTCTCACAGATTTCGTTCCATATTTTGGCAGCTTGGAACCCAAAAACGTCTtgatttgtgttttttcttccatgaGCTATAAGATGCATTTGTTCTTAAAACTTGACAGAATctgtggggagaaagaaaggaaatgtcgCTAAATAAGTATAATTACacagatatataaatatgtatttattaattatatgcaGAAAATTATCCATGATTCCTATATAAAGTaagcaaaatgtaaaaaataaatttaatcttgaaatttttaataaatatagtacATCAAGACTGAAAAGAATAAAGTGTTTTGTCGACCTGTTCCTAGTAGTGGCTACTTTGAGACATCAGTGTACTAAAAAGACTGAATTCAAATTAGATTCTGCAGTAGAGTCAAGATCAAGCAGCCATGTTTGCCCTACATATCACAAGAAACAGTTACAACACCCATGACAGACAActgctttttctcatttttgataATGGGCTTTATCACAAAATATGCTTCCATACTCACACTTTTAGAACTGCTGTAAGGAAATTGGTAATGAGAGTGCAGCACATGTAATGGTCATTTTCCAATTGCTAAATAACACATAATAAAGACTCCATCATGTAGTGTCAGGGAAGAGACTAGAGTACCTCTTGTCTGCAGAAGCAGACTGAGGAGACAATGCTAGCCTTTTACTGCTCCATCCTTATTTTCCTGTCTAAAATAAGCACGATACATGTTGTTTTCCAGCAGCTTCTAAAGAGGTGCTCAAAACCAGACACATAAAGTGCTTCAGGGTCTACcaactgagaaggggaaatattAGACTCTCAATGTAATGTTTCCTGCAATAATATTATGGAGTTTTAAATGTACAAATATTTGCAGAACAAACGATCTGTAGTCTTAGAATGAAATTATTTTGGTGCCTCATGTCAATTTCCTAAACCTGCGTATCTGTGTGAACCCTGCTGTTTTCACTGGTAGTAGATCTTCTGTCCGAATGCTCCAGAAACTTTCTCCTACATTTCCTTATAGCTCTGAAATAAAAAAGCATTGTGATTCTGCCTCGGTTCAAGAGTCATGCTGCCTTTGATGTACTTTACCTGGTATATCTTTAGAATGCAATCactaacaattttaaaaagctcaTGTTGGCTACATCTCTAATGATATAATCTGTGAATAATAAATACTGTTCTGAGCTTTAATGGGGAACTAAGAATGGCTGGCACAGAGCTTGGAAATGTCTGAGATACCCTGAGttgatttctatattttttaagttatatatatTACCGAATTGGCATGACACAtttgaaaaaattttcaaaactatatAAGCTCTTTTTGAAAGACTAGTAAATAAAAACTTCTTGGTTGAGAAGAAGTCTGCAGCTGGATAAGAACTAGGAAGTAGGAGCAAATATCCCTGGCATGTACATAAGTACCATGTTTATCACTTTATCACTAATTACTAAGTTAATTACAGGATGACAGTTTTTTCCCATcttgtggtgtaggaggtccttctgtgtatgtgttgctttcattggttaatcaataaagaaactgcttggcctgatagggcagaacttaagtagggggagaagacagaactgaattctgggaggaagaaagcagagtgagagaaccGCCATGGAGACGCcatgtcagacatgctaaatctttcctggtaagccacgacctagTGGTGAACACAgactagtagaaatgggttaaatcaagatgtgagagttagccaataagaggctagagataatgagccaagcagtaacttaatgaatacagtttttgtgtgattatttttagtgtaagatagctgggcagccaggacgaaAAGTAGTCCCTCCCTCCATCAACAATCTTGCATAGCTAATTCAAgtctaaaaaattaaataatattcatAAACCACCAAAGATGATTTGAATTAACTTCTGATTTCAGGGTCAGTACAGACTGCCTTCAATGACAAAGGAATGAACTATACTGGGAGGCATACCTTCAGTGCAGGACAAGCGTGAAGGAAGGAGAAGCCTGAAGACTACAGAGCCAGGGTGTTAGGTTTTTCAGGAGAACAATCAAGCCTGCCCCTTTGCAAACTCTTTCCATATCCATTACATTATCCTCTTAGAAGCCACCCATGTACCTTCTTTATTTAGTACTGCAAGTAGCTTTTCAGGTTACAAATTGCCTGAATTTTAGGGATTTAATAAGCAAAATTATGCTACTTAGTCTAGGGGCCATTAACTGAACAAAGTTAACAACTAAGCAGGCATAAGCAGTCATGTCTGAAACTCGTTTTCACATTCAGATTCTACACCATaattttaagtgatttgctggtttgtttttttaatttgtattattcAGTTGCTTTCCCTCACATCCTTTTTGCCCAGTTTTTTCTGGCTGTCCTATGCAACATAAGCTGATTCAAATGCTTGATTATGATGACTGAGTAAGAAAGGAAgccttcaaagatttaaaagtgtACATTTCATTTTAGGCTCTTCatggttttaaaaagaatacaaagcCCAAGTATTATTACATCAGCTTGAACTTTTCTTCCTACTACAATATAGTTTTTAGTCAAATGGAACCAAGTTAGGTTCTGGGAATTTGTGATTTAGGAACATGCACCATCTTAGTCAATGTAAAGTCAAAGTGTGTTACTTGCTGTATTTTGAATTGAGAGGGCAGCAAGAATACTGGCATAGGAAGTGGAATCAGAAGTTTTCCTGCCCAGTCAATGGGCATATGACCTCCCAGGTGTTACCAGGGTTCAGGTGTGCCAACTATGGAGCATGCAAATTTCATTAATATGTTATAGGCTAGGAAAGAATCAGGAGCCACTGAGGGAATAATATTCAAGCCTATTATCTTTGCATTACCTGAAAAAGGTGGTATGCAGGCATGACAAATAAATGCTGACTTTATATACACTGGTGCTTGCCAAATCTCAACATGCAACAGTTTAATATTGTCGTCTATATCAGGCTTGCTAGAACGAAGTTCCCTAAACTTAATTAaataagcagttaagagcaaggCCAGTTAAGAGCAGAGCCACAAAAAAATCAAGTATAGAAAAGAATAGTAACACGAGTGACTTTAACATGGATGGTAACTAGAATATGAATTCACTAGTGTCACACACACTCTGTAGATTCAACTTAATATATGTTACCCCACTaagtttgttttatatatattttagataaatacctAAATAAGAAACATTGtgtaaactgggcagtggtggtgcaggcctttaatcccagcacttgggaggcaggtggttctctgagtttgaggccagcctggtctacagagtgagttccaggacagtcagcccaaGGAAAAGATAGTGCTGTCTCCTTGTCTTTGCTTCTCCCTGACCAAGTGTGTCCATCCCAGCTTCTTAGCCTTCCAAACTAGACCTATGAGCGAGACTCTCCAAGAGCTTCCGAGCCTTCTGCAATGGACTGAAGCTGCTAAACCGTTCAGCTCTGTGGACTGAGCAGTTCCACACTTCCAAGCCTATCCAGCAAAAAAGCAATCATTGTTGAACTATGTAATTCTTATCATGGAATGCAACCTAATAAATACCTTTACAATGTATATACATTCAATTCATCCCATTTACCCAGAGAACCCTGCCAAATTTAGACAGAATACTTTActttcacagaaaaataaattttagtagcTCTGACAGGCTCCAACACAGTAAAAGAACACCTAGAGTGAAATCAATCCTGATATCCTGTtatgaatgaaaagaaatacatagaaTCACATATGAAATGTTCTTGCCTCTAACAATCTGAAGCTACACAGGTCTCTAGACAAGTCACCTGCCAGTTTACAGGAAAGGTTAGGAACAGAAAAACTCTAAGCAACACAGGACATAACTAATTAAATCTAGACTGTGAAAATCTTCTATAGGAGACTCAAGTTTTTCCTTAACAGATGAAGAGGGATTGCTACAAGCTCAGAAGAAACAAATTAAGCAAATGGAATGTGCAGAACTCAAAGTGATCCCTAATTTAAACAAATTCCcggtaaaagatttttttttacaccaTTCAGGAAAATTAAGACTGAGTTGGATCACACAAAAAGTAGGGAAAGAAAAGATTACTTTGCAGCCTAGTGACCACATGAGGGAACACTCAACTTCCCTTCAACAGTCTCTGCATGCCCATCATAGCACACACACTACCAAGCCAGAGGTAGCGGCTAAAGATAAGCATAGTTTATGTAAGCATATATAACTACTTACACTGGTGCTCAACAAAAGCTGCAAAAAATGGTGACCAGGTTAATCTGAGGTCACTCTCTGAATTCTCACTGGAAGTTTATACAATACATAATTTTTAACCTAATGCTATGGAAATTAGGAGTAATATGTCTTATTTTGTAGTTAAATAATCCCCAAATCCCCAAaagcaaaggaagcaagaaacTAAAGAAGCAAGAGCATTCTCTATGAATTCTACACATCTAAATTCTAACCCCTACAGGGAATAAAACATAGgctgaaattaaaatacataccTAAAAATGTACATTGAACAACATTCTCTTTCCTGGCAGAATTACTAAAAACTTTCCAAAACACTAGTACAATGTTCCTCACATCACCAcacatttattttgctatttacTAGGCATCTTTGGTATGTCATTATTATACACAGTACACACATTAATGTCATATTCATAGAGAGAATGATATAGCAAAGAGTAGACATTATAGCACACACAATATAAATAATGTTATAAAAAAGAGATGTGGGGATATACACTGAAAACTAGATCCAGTGGAAGGATTATAGTATAGATAGTCATTAGCCCAAGTTTACTTCATCAACTCTTATGTATGATTTATTAGAGTGTTAAGATTCACCCAAATGTCTTTGCACGTATAATATGCTCATGCCCATATAATGCCATGATCCTTGGTGGCAGCACTTCTCACTTAGATCTGTATGGACTCAGAAGCAGCACAGACTTCGGACACCAACATGGATCCTGGACAGtcatgtggcctttggtggcaacatgagTCATGGACAATGACGAAGATATTGGTTGCATAAGGACCAAACATGGTCTTTGGCAGCAGCCCAAGCCCAGAAGTcattgtagccctagctggcacCACAAATCACCCAGATTGGCATGATCCCACTGGGGGCATAGTCTTCAGACACTAACATGGTCACAGGTGGCAGCTCAGACTCCAGGCGTCCACATGGTCCTCAGAAGTATCAGGAGCCAGACATCAACAGAGACCCCCAGTGCTGTGTCAGGACCACGGCCCAcaacatggcccttggcagcagcccatGCCCAGCAATCACCACACACCTGGGTACAAGCAGGCCATCCATGTCAGCCCCTTCCTCACTGACCTCACCCCCTaagatctgcctctctccccagcaCATAGattgcctctttctctctttcaactcCCAACCCTGTACTCTCTCACCATAATGGTACCCAAACACTGGTTGATTTTTGTCTTCCCAAGCCAAAAGGCATGTCGTGGGGCTGTGGCTGACCTCCTCACGTGCCCCCAAACCTTAAAGGTAACTCTAACTGATTATACAGTAGAGGAGCTAAGTAACCTGTCCAAGTTAATATAGGAACTGATGGGGCAACAGAACCCAAGCCAGTGGCTCTCTCCATGAGCTAGAGCGGCAACTGAAACAGCTGTTTATACTTCTCCATGTTAACCAATCTTCTAAGAATCTCTTATTAATGTATACAAAATCTTCAAAACTACTGTATGAAATTAATATCTTTACTCTTAAAATGAAGATACTAAACACAGAAAGGCTAAGTAATTTCTATTAAATTaaagggctggagaagtggcttagCAGTTGCGAGAATgtactattcttccagaggacttgagttcagtttccagcatctatGACAGATGACTtaaaactgcctataactccacctccaaatctgatgcccttttccaGCCTCTGCTTTCATGCTTGCaaacccatacacagacacataattaaacattaaataattttaaaatcaaatgatACATATATTGGAGGTGTATTAGAAAATATCACAGTGAGGAAACAGAAGTACCTTTGGACAATGAATTATAACATGGACAGaaatcatatttctttttatagacaAGGTTTTACCGTGTAGTACTGGCTGGCCTTGATTTTACAAAGACTCTCTGCTCCACCCCCAAATCTGT
The sequence above is drawn from the Chionomys nivalis chromosome 5, mChiNiv1.1, whole genome shotgun sequence genome and encodes:
- the Ccser2 gene encoding serine-rich coiled-coil domain-containing protein 2 isoform X4 produces the protein MEEKTQIKTFLGSKLPKYGTKSVRSTLQPVSNGATVALLGASKSSSVKSYIKNNGSDCSLSHSFNWRQANKYQLGSQTTAELNSIQSAHDKLIDPEQHASAPGTLDGDGVKGGLRSASVLTSKLARPSTMFLSSTEELSPKSFSGPSNLGKFTKGTFLGRTSYSSVNAKSHLNTFYRNRSPGNMQKPRVNSCTTRSSSGESLAQSPDNSKSITCEKMVRSQSFSHSIQNSFLPPSSITRSHSFNRAVDLTKPYQNQQLPVRVPLRSGMLMRNSRQSEVLNGNEHLGFGFNRPYAAGAKKLALSNGPGVSSTLGYRMVHPSLLKSSRPQFSGTVTVDSNKNSPADMCVEEEAIVLAKDGSTDKDHELVENESYRTDNDQTVKHDSKMQYLSDDVDDISLSSLSSSDKNDISEDFSDDFIDLEDSNRTRITPEEITLKEEKHENGPSKDRLDSPKENEQTFSKTDEWIDISVSDRSECAKHTSGNNLVSPDTDYRAGSSFELSPSDSSDGTYMWDEEGLEPIGSVHPVGSYESSEMNSIDILNNLESCDLEDDDLMLDVDLPEDTPLDNVDCDNMNRFDRADRNVRQSQDGFWKRAPQRWSGQEHYHLSHPDHYHHHGKSDLSRGSPYRESPLGHFESYGGTPFFQAQKMFVDVPDNTVILDEMTLRHMVQDCTAVKTQLLKLKRLLHQHDGSGSLHDVELSLPSSPEPEEGDQIYKNEDLLNEIKQLKEEIKKKDEKIQLLEHRLATRCNCHQKSKEEKCTYADKYTQTPWRRLPGGYSAPSFSPWQGSFQGMPRTVPPHRRQTSSTTAFQQPSQIYRPRPGKTNKATTYRGPQ
- the Ccser2 gene encoding serine-rich coiled-coil domain-containing protein 2 isoform X3, whose protein sequence is MEEKTQIKTFLGSKLPKYGTKSVRSTLQPVSNGATVALLGASKSSSVKSYIKNNGSDCSLSHSFNWRQANKYQLGSQTTAELNSIQSAHDKLIDPEQHASAPGTLDGDGVKGGLRSASVLTSKLARPSTMFLSSTEELSPKSFSGPSNLGKFTKGTFLGRTSYSSVNAKSHLNTFYRNRSPGNMQKPRVNSCTTRSSSGESLAQSPDNSKSITCEKMVRSQSFSHSIQNSFLPPSSITRSHSFNRAVDLTKPYQNQQLPVRVPLRSGMLMRNSRQSEVLNGNEHLGFGFNRPYAAGAKKLALSNGPGVSSTLGYRMVHPSLLKSSRPQFSGTVTVDSNKNSPADMCVEEEAIVLAKDGSTDKDHELVENESYRTDNDQTVKHDSKMQYLSDDVDDISLSSLSSSDKNDISEDFSDDFIDLEDSNRTRITPEEITLKEEKHENGPSKDRLDSPKENEQTFSKTDEWIDISVSDRSECAKHTSGNNLVSPDTDYRAGSSFELSPSDSSDGTYMWDEEGLEPIGSVHPVGSYESSEMNSIDILNNLESCDLEDDDLMLDVDLPEDTPLDNVDCDNMNRFDRADRNVRQSQDGFWKRAPQRWSGQEHYHLSHPDHYHHHGKSDLSRGSPYRESPLGHFESYGGTPFFQAQKMFVDVPDNTVILDEMTLRHMVQDCTAVKTQLLKLKRLLHQHDGSGSLHDVELSLPSSPEPEEGDQIYKNEDLLNEIKQLKEEIKKKDEKIQLLEHRLATRCNCHQKSKEEKCTYADKYTQTPWRRLPGGYSAPSFSPWQGSFQGMPRTVPPHRRQRVEKLVHYFSDKACLKYYSLPAAIPDLQTTPREN